TCCGTCCCTGTACATGATGCAGGTGTACGACCGCGTGCTGGCCAGCCGCAACGAGGTCACGCTGGGCATGCTGACGCTGATGATGCTGGGCGGTTACCTCCTGCTTGCCATGCTGGAGATGGTCCGCAGTTTCGCCCTGGTGCGGGTCGGCGCGAAGTTCGACATGCAGATGAACAAGCGTGTGTACACCGCCGCGTTCGAGCAAAGTCTGAAGCAGAGCGGTAACCCGGCGGGCCAGGCATTGCAGGACCTGACCAACCTACGTCAATTCCTGACCGGTAACGGCCTGTTCGCGTTTTTCGATGCGCCATGGTTCCCCATCTACCTGATCGTCATCTTCATGTTCCAGCCGATGTTGGGCGTGTTCGCCCTGGTCGGCAGCGTGATCCTGATCGCGCTGGCTTATATCAACGAGCGCGTCACGCACAAGCCCCTGTCGGAGGCCAACACCACCGCCGTGGCATCGAATGCCCTGGCAACGAACAATCTGCGCCACGCCGAGGTGATCGAATCGATGGGCATGCTGCCCAACCTGATGCAGCGCTGGTTCAAGAAACATGCGCTGTTCCTGCGCCTGCAAGCCGATGCCAGCCAAAAAGCTGGCGTGATCGGCGCCGTGACGAAGTTTGTGCAACTGGCACTGCAGTCGCTGGTGCTGGGCTTTGGCGCGTTGCTGGTGCTCGAGAACAAGCTTACCCCTGGCATGATGATCGCCGCGTCGATTTTGGTTGGCCGCGCTTTGGCGCCGGTCCAGCAGTTGATCGGCGTTTGGAAGACGTGGGCCAACACGCGCAGCGCGTACGAGCGCCTGAATGAGCTGTTGCAGCGCAATCCCGAGCGCTCCGTCGGCATGAGCCTGCCCGCGCCGAAAGGCAACCTGTCGGTAGAAAGCGTCAGCGCGGCACCGCCGGGCAGCCAGGTCGCTCTGCTGCGCAACGTGAACTTCCGCATCGAAGCAGGTGACG
This is a stretch of genomic DNA from Pseudoduganella chitinolytica. It encodes these proteins:
- a CDS encoding type I secretion system permease/ATPase, which translates into the protein MKNKLFDVKNEIEQVLLTFKSTFYTIGAFSAVTNLLMLIPSLYMMQVYDRVLASRNEVTLGMLTLMMLGGYLLLAMLEMVRSFALVRVGAKFDMQMNKRVYTAAFEQSLKQSGNPAGQALQDLTNLRQFLTGNGLFAFFDAPWFPIYLIVIFMFQPMLGVFALVGSVILIALAYINERVTHKPLSEANTTAVASNALATNNLRHAEVIESMGMLPNLMQRWFKKHALFLRLQADASQKAGVIGAVTKFVQLALQSLVLGFGALLVLENKLTPGMMIAASILVGRALAPVQQLIGVWKTWANTRSAYERLNELLQRNPERSVGMSLPAPKGNLSVESVSAAPPGSQVALLRNVNFRIEAGDVLGIIGASGSGKSTLARLLVGIWPAQAGKVRLDGADIYQWNKGELGPNLGYLPQDVELFGGTVSENIARFGEVDPEKVVLAAQRAGVHDLILHLPKGYDTILGDNGSGLSGGQKQRLGLARAMYGDPSVLVLDEPNSNLDDVGEAALVRAVNDLRQRGKTIVLITHRTSIIGATNKLLMLRDGTAALFGPTNQVLQALQEANQKALQTQQQARPQAPQPQAPQAPQPQSPQPQAPQTPAAGTPAATEQE